The proteins below come from a single Gimesia alba genomic window:
- a CDS encoding sodium-translocating pyrophosphatase — MRFSFRARFSPVRFLTTLITLTFSALFCSASLIAADTTTSAPPEAGSETVVISWLVAIAGAIFALFTAYRFFCWMVNQSEGDPKMKAIAEHVREGARAYLDRQFKVVTVFFAVVCALLAFMAFGLNTQSHWVPFAFLTGGFFSALAGWFGMRTATLASARTAHAAKDSLNNGLQVAFRSGAVMGLVVVGLGLLDISLWFGVLHWVVKMDLAEITVTMLCFGMGASSQALFARVGGGIFTKAADVGADLVGKVEAGIPEDDPRNPATIADNVGDNVGDVAGMGADLYESYCGSILASGALGVAAYHGYPKMQMMCLLLPMCLAAIGIFLSVTGIFMVKTEEGASQKNLLKALAKGIDTSAIGVIVASFALVWIMLVIPSQSSGIPADSPLLVGTPLFGVFGAIVCGLVSGWLIGKWTEYSTSDEFKPTRFIADQSSTGPATVIIAGIAEGFYSVWIPILVIGVAIILAFGLCTGFDFANSQIFAMGLYGVAIAAVGMLSTLGVTLATDAYGPIADNAGGNAEMSGQEPFVRQRTDALDSLGNTTAATGKGFAIGSAALTALALLAAYVEEVRIGFERWVENSAIVETISDDMANASALKLSSNCIALRTVNSAGTEPEHNNQGFLLFPALNVSQKTPGREKIEKAEVGATIRGLNITELLERGECVDVKKATVPDFSRFYNFSLLNPKVLVGIFFGVMVAFVFCAMTMKAVGRAAGAMVDEVRRQFREIAGIMENEAEPDYAACVEISTAAAQREMILPAMLGLLSPVAVGVILGVPGVVGLLVGALTSGFAVAIMMANAGGAWDNAKKYIEAGAHGGKGTDAHKATVVGDTVGDPFKDTSGPSLNILIKLMSMVSVVIAGFIIQYALELF, encoded by the coding sequence ATGAGGTTTTCTTTCCGCGCTCGATTCTCTCCCGTACGTTTTCTCACAACTCTCATCACCTTAACTTTCTCGGCCTTGTTCTGTTCGGCTTCGCTGATCGCTGCAGACACAACTACCAGTGCCCCTCCCGAGGCTGGTTCTGAGACCGTTGTCATCAGTTGGCTGGTGGCAATTGCTGGTGCGATCTTTGCTTTATTTACCGCCTACCGCTTCTTCTGCTGGATGGTAAATCAAAGTGAAGGTGACCCTAAAATGAAAGCGATCGCCGAGCATGTTCGTGAAGGTGCCCGCGCTTATCTGGATCGGCAGTTTAAAGTCGTTACCGTCTTTTTCGCCGTCGTCTGTGCTTTACTGGCCTTCATGGCCTTTGGCTTGAATACACAATCACACTGGGTCCCCTTCGCATTTTTAACCGGGGGCTTCTTTTCTGCTTTAGCAGGCTGGTTCGGCATGCGGACCGCGACTCTTGCCAGTGCACGAACCGCCCACGCCGCAAAAGATTCATTAAACAATGGCTTACAGGTTGCCTTCCGCAGTGGCGCTGTGATGGGGTTGGTTGTGGTCGGCTTAGGCCTGCTTGATATCAGCCTGTGGTTTGGCGTGCTGCACTGGGTCGTCAAAATGGACCTGGCGGAGATCACCGTGACGATGCTCTGTTTTGGTATGGGAGCGAGTAGCCAGGCTTTATTTGCACGTGTCGGCGGTGGTATTTTCACGAAAGCCGCAGACGTCGGTGCTGACCTGGTGGGTAAAGTCGAAGCGGGTATTCCGGAAGATGATCCGCGCAACCCGGCCACGATTGCAGATAACGTCGGCGACAATGTTGGTGACGTCGCCGGCATGGGTGCTGACCTTTATGAATCGTACTGTGGCTCGATCCTTGCCAGTGGCGCCCTGGGCGTTGCCGCCTATCATGGCTACCCCAAAATGCAGATGATGTGCCTGTTACTGCCGATGTGTCTGGCAGCGATCGGAATCTTTCTTTCAGTCACCGGTATCTTCATGGTGAAAACAGAAGAAGGCGCATCACAAAAGAACCTGTTAAAAGCACTCGCAAAAGGAATTGACACCAGCGCGATTGGCGTCATCGTGGCTTCGTTTGCGTTGGTCTGGATTATGCTGGTGATTCCTTCTCAGTCTTCAGGCATTCCTGCTGACTCCCCCTTACTGGTTGGTACACCTTTATTCGGCGTGTTCGGTGCGATTGTTTGCGGCCTGGTTTCAGGTTGGCTCATCGGTAAGTGGACCGAATATTCAACCAGTGATGAATTTAAACCGACCCGTTTTATTGCGGACCAATCTTCCACAGGTCCTGCTACAGTGATTATCGCCGGGATTGCCGAAGGCTTTTACAGTGTCTGGATTCCGATCCTGGTAATCGGCGTTGCGATTATTCTCGCCTTCGGATTATGTACCGGATTTGATTTCGCCAATTCACAGATTTTCGCGATGGGCCTGTATGGTGTTGCGATCGCCGCCGTCGGCATGTTGAGTACGCTGGGTGTTACTTTAGCGACAGACGCCTATGGCCCGATTGCTGACAACGCCGGTGGTAATGCTGAAATGAGCGGACAGGAACCGTTTGTTCGTCAGCGAACCGATGCCCTGGACAGCTTGGGAAATACAACCGCTGCTACGGGTAAAGGATTCGCGATTGGCTCTGCCGCCTTGACTGCCCTGGCACTGCTGGCGGCTTATGTCGAAGAAGTCCGGATTGGATTTGAACGCTGGGTCGAAAATTCAGCGATCGTGGAAACGATCTCTGATGATATGGCGAATGCGTCTGCCTTAAAGCTGAGTTCAAACTGCATCGCCCTCCGGACAGTGAACTCAGCAGGAACAGAACCCGAACATAACAACCAGGGATTTTTGCTGTTTCCGGCTTTGAATGTTTCTCAGAAAACTCCTGGTCGGGAGAAAATCGAGAAAGCAGAAGTCGGCGCAACAATCCGGGGTCTCAATATCACTGAGCTACTGGAACGGGGAGAATGCGTAGACGTCAAGAAGGCGACCGTCCCCGATTTCTCGCGGTTCTATAATTTCTCACTACTGAACCCGAAGGTGCTGGTCGGCATCTTCTTCGGCGTGATGGTCGCATTCGTCTTTTGTGCGATGACCATGAAAGCGGTGGGCCGTGCGGCCGGGGCGATGGTAGACGAGGTGAGGCGTCAGTTCCGGGAAATCGCGGGAATTATGGAGAATGAAGCCGAACCCGATTACGCCGCCTGTGTCGAAATCAGTACCGCTGCCGCCCAGCGTGAGATGATCCTGCCTGCAATGCTGGGATTACTTTCACCGGTTGCCGTCGGAGTCATTCTGGGAGTTCCCGGCGTGGTTGGCCTCCTGGTAGGTGCCTTGACGAGTGGGTTTGCAGTTGCCATTATGATGGCTAATGCCGGTGGTGCCTGGGACAATGCCAAGAAGTACATTGAAGCAGGTGCTCATGGCGGCAAAGGAACTGATGCGCACAAAGCCACAGTAGTTGGTGATACCGTTGGTGATCCATTTAAAGATACGAGTGGACCGAGCCTGAATATTCTGATCAAATTGATGAGTATGGTTTCTGTTGTCATAGCCGGGTTTATTATTCAATACGCATTAGAGTTATTTTAA
- the rsfS gene encoding ribosome silencing factor translates to MCDQFKGKDTVVLDVSKITPLFDYFIITTASNMRQSNAIAEEIRVLMKRDSTHRRNIEGKDSEWILGDYGDIVLHIFTEETRELYDLERLWADATKVDWQSHNADKADSV, encoded by the coding sequence ATCTGTGATCAATTCAAAGGCAAAGACACCGTTGTACTCGATGTCTCCAAGATCACCCCTTTGTTTGATTACTTCATTATCACGACTGCTTCAAACATGAGGCAGAGTAACGCGATCGCAGAGGAGATTCGCGTATTAATGAAGCGCGACAGCACGCACCGCCGCAATATCGAAGGCAAGGACAGCGAATGGATTCTAGGCGACTATGGGGACATCGTTCTGCATATTTTCACCGAAGAAACTCGTGAACTCTATGATCTGGAACGCCTCTGGGCCGATGCCACCAAAGTCGACTGGCAGTCCCATAACGCTGACAAAGCAGATTCTGTCTGA
- the argS gene encoding arginine--tRNA ligase, which produces MNILAELRKRFEPVLAEWTDDPSSVIEMLKASQDAKFGDYQANFAMPLAKRIQGTNPRDLAAQIVEKVDLSDLCEPLEVAGPGFINIKLKQDCLEEQTQQLVTDERLGVAVTETPQKVVVDFSAPNVAKPMHVGHLRSTVIGDANYRVLKFLGHDVVGDNHIGDWGTQFGMIIFGYKNFLNEAAFQDDPVHELARLYRLVNQLSDYHATKNAVPLRQNDLEQQEARLLEFEQNASISSNPPDKKAQKQLKKLKADIGERKSNINSMQEKLSDLEQNEDLNSKAIAFPDIARQAREETAKLHAGDADNLALWKQFLPECLEAIQTVYDRLDIHFDMSLGESFYHPMLADVVADLKQKGLAEESQGAICVFVEGFKAPFIVQKQDGAFTYATTDLATIKYRAEELNADRVLYVVDSRQSEHFQLLFATVKEWGFKDLELQHVSFGSVLGKDGRPLKTRAGDNVGLESLLDESIQRAYTIIAENDEAKPDGPELSETERQQIAEIIGLGGIKYADLKHNRDSDYMFDWDKMLANRGDTATYMQYAYARVAGIFRKGEIDREALRENQSALRLQDETECALALQINRYSEILDSVGIEARPNYLTNYLFELSNLFSSFYNQCHVLKAEEEQVKTSRLLLCDLTARVIEHGLSLLGIRTCERM; this is translated from the coding sequence ATGAATATTCTCGCTGAACTTAGAAAACGATTTGAACCTGTTCTGGCTGAATGGACCGATGATCCGTCTTCGGTCATCGAAATGCTTAAAGCGTCTCAAGATGCCAAATTTGGTGATTACCAGGCCAACTTCGCAATGCCTCTGGCAAAACGAATACAGGGTACCAATCCCAGAGATCTGGCGGCGCAAATCGTAGAGAAAGTTGATCTATCTGATCTCTGTGAGCCACTGGAAGTCGCTGGTCCCGGATTTATCAATATCAAACTGAAACAAGACTGCCTGGAAGAACAGACACAGCAGCTTGTCACTGATGAACGACTGGGAGTTGCGGTTACGGAAACCCCGCAAAAAGTCGTGGTCGACTTCTCGGCCCCCAATGTGGCCAAGCCAATGCATGTGGGCCACCTGAGAAGCACCGTCATCGGGGACGCCAACTACCGGGTACTGAAATTTCTGGGACATGACGTAGTCGGCGACAACCACATCGGCGACTGGGGTACCCAGTTCGGGATGATCATTTTCGGATATAAGAACTTTCTCAACGAAGCCGCCTTCCAGGATGACCCAGTCCATGAACTGGCGCGGCTGTATCGACTGGTTAACCAGCTCTCCGATTACCACGCGACCAAGAATGCCGTTCCCCTGCGGCAGAACGATCTTGAGCAACAGGAAGCCAGGCTTCTTGAATTTGAACAGAATGCTAGTATCAGTAGCAATCCGCCTGACAAAAAAGCCCAGAAGCAACTCAAAAAATTGAAAGCAGATATCGGGGAACGAAAATCCAATATCAATTCCATGCAGGAAAAGCTGTCTGACCTGGAACAGAATGAAGATCTCAACAGCAAAGCAATCGCGTTTCCCGACATTGCCCGACAGGCGCGTGAAGAAACCGCCAAGCTACACGCGGGCGATGCCGACAATCTCGCGCTCTGGAAACAGTTCCTGCCAGAGTGCCTGGAGGCGATCCAGACAGTCTATGATCGGCTGGACATTCACTTTGATATGTCTCTGGGCGAAAGTTTTTACCACCCCATGCTGGCTGATGTCGTCGCTGACCTCAAACAAAAGGGACTCGCTGAAGAAAGCCAGGGCGCGATCTGTGTCTTTGTGGAAGGCTTCAAAGCCCCCTTCATTGTTCAGAAGCAGGATGGTGCCTTCACCTATGCCACGACGGATCTGGCGACAATCAAATATCGAGCTGAAGAACTGAACGCGGATCGCGTGCTGTACGTGGTTGACTCTCGACAGAGCGAACATTTCCAACTACTGTTTGCCACTGTGAAAGAATGGGGCTTCAAGGATCTGGAATTGCAGCATGTGAGCTTTGGGTCCGTTCTTGGCAAAGACGGGCGACCGCTGAAGACAAGAGCCGGTGATAATGTCGGCCTGGAAAGTCTGTTGGATGAATCGATTCAACGAGCCTACACGATCATCGCAGAAAACGATGAAGCCAAACCGGACGGTCCGGAACTGAGTGAAACAGAACGTCAGCAGATTGCCGAAATCATCGGCCTGGGTGGTATCAAGTACGCTGACCTGAAACACAATCGAGACAGTGATTACATGTTTGACTGGGATAAAATGCTGGCGAACCGGGGAGACACGGCGACCTACATGCAGTATGCGTATGCCCGTGTCGCAGGCATTTTCCGAAAAGGAGAAATTGACCGCGAGGCCCTGCGAGAAAATCAGTCAGCCCTGCGTCTGCAGGATGAGACGGAATGTGCCCTGGCACTACAGATCAACCGTTATTCAGAGATCCTGGACAGCGTCGGAATTGAGGCACGGCCCAATTATCTGACTAACTACCTGTTTGAACTCTCGAATCTCTTCAGTTCGTTCTACAACCAGTGCCATGTGCTGAAAGCCGAAGAGGAGCAGGTGAAAACCAGCCGACTGCTGCTCTGTGATTTAACGGCCCGGGTGATTGAGCATGGCTTGTCCCTCCTGGGAATTCGAACCTGCGAGCGAATGTAG
- a CDS encoding DNA-directed RNA polymerase subunit alpha C-terminal domain-containing protein — MSVDELIDVKGVLQSSEGVGFSDVEQLSEIVCSDQVSELRNEVQALVRSIEEGEASVGLTARAGIALHLLGQHKDAVLQLEKVQDNATASFYQSVSLIALKRYDEADKQLEVAAKLGYDSIECSLRRAETLRLVGKLDEAEAILSSIAKDAAGRAEYSFQMGCIRSDRGDLYGAIEYFERAVDMDPRHSRAIFRLAGENASRGNDEDAIRLYEQSLSSPPFYLGAILNLGLLYEDMENYPAAAFCFRRILEADPNNEMAAMYLKDIEAADNMYYDEETARNEARMKQLLDRPVTDFELSVRSRNCLHAMDIHTLGDLTRVSENDLLAGKNFGQTSLDEIREMLSSFGLHIGQNLHEALGTEGGYAALPPELADNPVTEKPISDLGLSVRSRKCMSRLGIGTIGELLRRSPDELLASRNFGVTSLNEIREKLTEMNLKLRND; from the coding sequence GTGAGTGTCGACGAATTAATTGACGTAAAAGGTGTATTACAAAGCTCCGAAGGCGTAGGATTCTCGGATGTAGAACAGTTGTCCGAAATTGTCTGCTCTGATCAGGTTTCTGAGTTACGCAATGAAGTGCAGGCGCTCGTCAGAAGTATTGAAGAAGGCGAGGCTTCCGTCGGGCTGACTGCAAGAGCCGGCATCGCTTTGCATTTGTTGGGACAACACAAAGATGCGGTTTTGCAACTTGAGAAAGTGCAAGACAATGCAACAGCCAGTTTCTATCAGTCGGTATCCTTAATCGCTTTGAAACGGTACGACGAAGCCGACAAGCAGTTAGAAGTAGCAGCCAAGCTGGGCTACGATTCAATTGAATGCTCTCTCAGAAGAGCAGAAACGCTACGTCTGGTAGGAAAACTGGACGAAGCAGAAGCGATTCTTTCATCCATCGCCAAAGATGCCGCCGGCCGGGCAGAGTATTCGTTCCAGATGGGATGTATCCGCTCGGACCGAGGCGATCTGTACGGAGCGATTGAATATTTCGAACGTGCCGTCGACATGGACCCGCGTCACTCGCGAGCGATTTTCCGTCTGGCAGGTGAAAACGCTTCACGTGGAAACGACGAAGACGCGATTCGCCTTTATGAACAATCACTTTCCAGCCCTCCTTTTTATCTTGGCGCGATCCTGAATCTGGGACTGCTCTATGAGGATATGGAAAACTATCCCGCTGCTGCATTTTGTTTCCGTCGGATTCTCGAAGCAGATCCGAATAACGAAATGGCTGCGATGTACCTCAAGGACATCGAAGCGGCTGATAACATGTACTACGATGAAGAGACCGCACGCAACGAAGCCCGCATGAAACAATTGCTCGATCGCCCTGTGACCGACTTCGAACTTTCAGTTCGCAGCCGCAACTGTCTGCATGCGATGGATATTCATACGCTGGGTGACCTGACACGGGTCAGTGAAAACGATCTGTTAGCCGGCAAGAACTTCGGTCAGACCTCTCTCGATGAAATTCGCGAGATGCTCTCCTCGTTCGGCTTGCACATCGGTCAGAACCTGCACGAGGCTCTGGGAACAGAAGGCGGCTATGCAGCCTTGCCACCCGAGTTGGCTGATAACCCGGTTACGGAAAAGCCCATTTCCGATCTGGGGCTTTCTGTCCGTTCACGAAAATGTATGTCGCGTCTTGGAATTGGCACCATTGGTGAACTACTACGTCGCAGCCCGGATGAGTTGCTGGCCAGCCGTAATTTCGGTGTGACGTCACTCAACGAAATTCGTGAAAAACTGACAGAGATGAACCTCAAGCTGCGTAACGATTAG
- the rsmB gene encoding 16S rRNA (cytosine(967)-C(5))-methyltransferase RsmB, translated as MWSVIVKKKNVWKQNTSSTAPESDPESLPLPRFFRSARELAFFLLEEYRLNSQFISDSLQRWERRIDLSSKDRRLATEISIGVIRRQLTLDTLIESQLTRPREKVEAPLWTLLQTGVYQLVILDQIPVHAAVSETVELAGKLKRVRWKKMVNAILRSIDRLQNEDLATTPQANTIPLSTDRYRCLNTDLFEDPKDNPAGYLSKAFSFPESLISDWLARFGWEQTLQIAQWFNQRNKLCLRANVLKTSRDDLLEELKHEGIQASPGTEPQSIRLEEIVPLESLVGFDAGKFTIQDESAIAAGNLLNPQPGETVLDLCAAPGTKTTHLAELMYDRGTVIATDVSDDRLEKIEQNASRLGLTSIQTQLIHPQERMLDEGPFDAILVDAPCSNSGVLGKRPEARWRIEEAAIKELTEIQSHLLHLALDHLKPGGRLVYSTCSFDPRENEDLLQSVLRDYPDRKIVQENRHIPGVPSDGGYQGLVQ; from the coding sequence GTGTGGTCAGTCATCGTGAAAAAGAAAAACGTCTGGAAGCAAAATACATCTTCCACTGCCCCTGAGAGCGACCCCGAGAGTTTACCACTGCCCCGATTTTTCCGATCGGCTCGGGAACTCGCTTTTTTCCTGCTCGAAGAATATCGTCTGAACAGTCAATTCATCAGCGATTCGCTACAGCGCTGGGAACGCCGGATCGACCTTTCTTCCAAGGACCGACGACTGGCTACAGAAATCAGCATCGGCGTGATTCGACGTCAGTTAACCCTGGATACGTTGATCGAAAGTCAGCTGACGCGCCCTCGCGAAAAGGTAGAGGCTCCCTTGTGGACGCTGCTGCAAACGGGCGTGTATCAACTGGTGATTCTCGACCAGATCCCTGTGCATGCTGCGGTCTCAGAGACAGTTGAGTTAGCCGGAAAACTGAAACGGGTACGCTGGAAAAAAATGGTCAACGCCATTTTACGTTCCATCGACAGGCTGCAAAACGAGGACCTCGCAACAACGCCACAAGCCAATACCATTCCCTTAAGTACGGACCGCTATCGGTGTCTGAATACAGATTTATTCGAAGATCCCAAAGACAATCCGGCTGGTTATCTTTCCAAAGCATTCAGTTTCCCAGAGTCGTTGATTTCGGATTGGCTGGCACGCTTTGGGTGGGAGCAGACGCTGCAGATTGCCCAATGGTTTAATCAACGCAATAAACTCTGTTTGCGTGCCAATGTTTTGAAGACAAGCCGCGATGACTTGCTGGAAGAATTGAAACACGAGGGAATTCAAGCCAGTCCGGGAACAGAGCCGCAATCGATCAGGCTGGAAGAAATCGTGCCATTGGAATCGCTGGTTGGATTTGATGCCGGAAAATTTACAATTCAAGATGAATCGGCCATCGCCGCCGGGAATCTGCTCAATCCACAGCCGGGTGAAACCGTGTTGGATTTGTGTGCGGCTCCCGGAACCAAGACCACACACCTGGCGGAGTTGATGTACGACCGAGGAACGGTCATCGCCACGGATGTCAGCGACGATCGCCTCGAGAAAATTGAACAGAACGCATCACGGCTGGGACTGACGAGCATTCAAACGCAATTAATTCATCCCCAGGAGAGAATGCTGGACGAAGGGCCCTTTGACGCCATTTTGGTTGACGCACCCTGTTCCAATTCCGGCGTGCTGGGGAAACGTCCGGAGGCCCGTTGGAGAATTGAAGAGGCGGCAATCAAGGAATTGACAGAAATTCAGAGTCACCTGCTGCATTTGGCTCTGGATCATCTGAAGCCCGGGGGACGGCTCGTTTATTCGACCTGCTCCTTCGACCCGAGAGAGAATGAGGATCTGCTGCAGAGTGTTCTCAGGGATTATCCGGACCGCAAAATCGTACAGGAAAATCGGCATATCCCCGGTGTACCCAGTGATGGCGGATACCAGGGGCTTGTCCAATAA
- the aroA gene encoding 3-phosphoshikimate 1-carboxyvinyltransferase, with amino-acid sequence MPKTYQVKPVSGPIKGAVRPPGSKSITNRALIVAALAEGTTHLTGVLDSQDTQVMIESLNRLGISVKHDSESCSIEVEGCAGQIPQPSASLWLENSGTSIRFLTALCATGHGEYVLDGNARMQQRPIRDLVEALNRLGVDVVCENGTGCPPVRVKANGLPGGDTSISGSVSSQYLSALLMVAPAAQGPITISILDEMVSKPYLDITLGVMAQFGVTIDRLEETVWRIQPQIYQRPVAYDIEPDASAASYFFAAAAITGGAVTVEGLNQDALQGDINFIRVLEDMGCEIKRGRDNITVQGKPLKGIDVDMNDISDTAQTLAAVALFAEGPTCIRNVGHIRHKETDRLAAIATELKRMGIQVEETEDSVTIFPGEIQPATIETYDDHRMAMSFALVGLKVPGIVIADPDCTVKTYPHFFADLERLCGQSS; translated from the coding sequence ATGCCTAAAACTTATCAAGTCAAGCCAGTTTCAGGTCCCATTAAAGGGGCTGTCAGACCTCCGGGGTCTAAAAGCATTACCAATCGTGCATTAATCGTCGCGGCGCTCGCTGAAGGCACAACTCACCTGACCGGTGTGCTCGACAGCCAGGACACGCAGGTGATGATCGAGAGTCTGAATCGGCTGGGCATCAGCGTCAAACACGATTCCGAATCATGTTCGATTGAAGTCGAAGGTTGTGCTGGACAAATACCGCAGCCGTCGGCTTCACTCTGGTTGGAAAACAGTGGCACCAGCATCCGTTTTTTGACGGCGCTGTGTGCGACCGGACATGGAGAATATGTTTTAGACGGCAATGCACGCATGCAGCAGCGGCCGATTCGAGATCTGGTGGAAGCCTTAAACAGACTAGGCGTCGATGTCGTCTGTGAAAATGGCACTGGTTGTCCCCCCGTTCGCGTGAAAGCAAACGGACTACCAGGAGGAGACACTTCCATTTCGGGCAGTGTTTCCAGCCAGTATTTAAGTGCCTTGCTGATGGTTGCCCCCGCCGCACAAGGCCCGATTACTATTTCCATTCTGGATGAAATGGTGTCTAAACCTTATCTGGATATTACACTCGGTGTGATGGCGCAATTTGGCGTCACCATTGATCGGCTCGAAGAGACGGTCTGGAGAATTCAGCCTCAAATCTACCAGCGCCCTGTTGCGTATGATATCGAACCCGATGCCTCAGCAGCCAGTTACTTTTTTGCAGCCGCTGCCATTACAGGCGGGGCGGTTACCGTGGAAGGTTTGAATCAGGACGCATTGCAGGGGGACATCAATTTTATCCGGGTCCTGGAAGACATGGGCTGTGAAATCAAACGCGGACGCGACAATATCACCGTTCAAGGTAAGCCCCTCAAAGGGATTGACGTGGATATGAACGATATCAGTGACACCGCTCAGACGTTAGCTGCTGTCGCGTTATTCGCAGAAGGTCCAACCTGTATCAGAAACGTAGGACATATTCGCCACAAAGAAACAGACCGACTTGCCGCGATAGCCACCGAATTGAAACGTATGGGAATTCAGGTTGAAGAAACCGAAGATTCCGTCACCATTTTTCCAGGGGAAATTCAGCCGGCGACCATCGAGACATACGATGATCACCGGATGGCGATGAGTTTTGCACTGGTTGGCTTGAAGGTGCCCGGAATCGTGATTGCCGATCCCGATTGTACGGTGAAGACTTATCCCCATTTCTTTGCTGACCTGGAACGGTTGTGTGGTCAGTCATCGTGA